In a genomic window of Meleagris gallopavo isolate NT-WF06-2002-E0010 breed Aviagen turkey brand Nicholas breeding stock chromosome 1, Turkey_5.1, whole genome shotgun sequence:
- the LOC104911227 gene encoding LOW QUALITY PROTEIN: histone H1.01-like (The sequence of the model RefSeq protein was modified relative to this genomic sequence to represent the inferred CDS: deleted 1 base in 1 codon): ELITKAVSASKERKGLSLAALKKALAAGGYDVEKNNSRIKLGLKSLVSKGTLVQTKGTGASGSFRLNKKPGEVKEKAPKKRAAAAKPKKPAAKKPAAAAKKPKKAAAVKKSPKKAKKPAAAATKKAAKSPKKAAKAGRPKKAAKSPAKAKAVKPKAAKPKATKPKAAKAKKTAAKKK, translated from the exons GAGCTGATCACCAAGGCCGTGTCCGCC TCCAAGGAGCGCAAAGGGCTCTCCCTCGCCGCGCTCAAGAAGGCGCTGGCCGCCGGCGGCTACGACGTGGAGAAGAACAACAGCCGCATCAAGCTGGGGCTCAAGAGCCTCGTCAGCAAGGGCACCCTGGTGCAGACCAAGGGCACCGGCGCCTCCGGCTCCTTTCGGCTCAACAAGAAGCCGGGAGAGGTGAAGGAGAAGGCTCCTAAGAAGCGAGCGGCTGCTGCCAAGCCCAAGAAGCCGGCGGCCAAGAAACCCGCGGCTGCTGCCAAGAAGCCCAAGAAGGCGGCGGCAGTGAAGAAGAGCCCCAAAAAAGCCAAGAAGCCGGCGGCCGCAGCCACCAAGAAGGCGGCCAAGAGCCCTAAGAAGGCCGCGAAGGCCGGTCGCCCCAAGAAGGCTGCCAAGAGCCCGGCCAAGGCAAAGGCGGTGAAGCCTAAAGCTGCTAAGCCCAAGGCGACCAAACCCAAGGCAGCCAAGGCGAAGAAGACGGCAGCCAAGAAGAAATAA
- the LOC100540050 gene encoding histone H2B 1/2/3/4/6 isoform X2: protein MPEPAKSAPAPKKGSKKAVTKTQKKGDKKRKKSRKESYSIYVYKVLKQVHPDTGISSKAMGIMNSFVNDIFERIAGEASRLAHYNKRSTITSREIQTAVRLLLPGELAKHAVSEGTKAVTKYTSSK from the exons ATGCCTGAGCCGGCCAAGTCTGCGCCCGCCCCCAAGAAGGGCTCCAAAAAGGCGGTCACCAAGACCCAGAAGAAGGGCGACAAGAAGCGCAAGAAGAGCCGCAAGGAGAGCTACTCGATC TACGTGTACAAGGTGCTGAAGCAGGTGCACCCCGACACGGGCATCTCGTCCAAGGCCATGGGCATCATGAACTCGTTCGTCAACGACATCTTCGAGCGCATCGCCGGCGAGGCGTCGCGCCTGGCGCACTACAACAAGCGCTCGACCATCACGTCGCGGGAGATCCAGACGGCCGTGCGGCTGCTGCTGCCCGGCGAGCTGGCCAAGCACGCGGTGTCGGAGGGCACCAAGGCAGTCACCAAGTACACCAGCTCCAAGTAG
- the LOC100540050 gene encoding histone H2B 1/2/3/4/6 isoform X1 gives MPEPAKSAPAPKKGSKKAVTKTQKKGDKKRKKSRKESYSIYVYKVLKQVHPDTGISSKAMGIMNSFVNDIFERIAGEASRLAHYNKRSTITSREIQTAVRLLLPGELAKHAVSEGTKAVTKYTSSK, from the exons ATGCCTGAGCCGGCCAAGTCTGCGCCCGCCCCCAAGAAGGGCTCCAAAAAGGCGGTCACCAAGACCCAGAAGAAGGGCGACAAGAAGCGCAAGAAGAGCCGCAA GGAGAGCTACTCGATCTACGTGTACAAGGTGCTGAAGCAGGTGCACCCCGACACGGGCATCTCGTCCAAGGCCATGGGCATCATGAACTCGTTCGTCAACGACATCTTCGAGCGCATCGCCGGCGAGGCGTCGCGCCTGGCGCACTACAACAAGCGCTCGACCATCACGTCGCGGGAGATCCAGACGGCCGTGCGGCTGCTGCTGCCCGGCGAGCTGGCCAAGCACGCGGTGTCGGAGGGCACCAAGGCAGTCACCAAGTACACCAGCTCCAAGTAG
- the LOC104910706 gene encoding histone H2A-like: MSGRGKQGGKARAKAKSRSSRAGLQFPVGRVHRLLRKGNYAERVGAGAPVYLAAVLEYLTAEILELAGNAARDNKKTRI; this comes from the coding sequence ATGTCTGGCCGCGGGAAGCAGGGCGGGAAGGCGCGCGCCAAGGCCAAGTCGCGCTCGTCGCGGGCCGGGCTGCAGTTCCCCGTGGGCCGCGTGCACCGGCTGCTGCGCAAGGGCAACTACGCGGAGCGGGTGGGCGCCGGCGCCCCGGTGTACCTGGCGGCCGTGCTGGAGTACCTGACGGCCGAGATCCTGGAGCTGGCGGGCAACGCGGCCCGCGACAACAAGAAGACGCGCATC
- the LOC100543905 gene encoding histone H2B 1/2/3/4/6, with protein sequence MPEPAKSAPAPKKGSKKAVTKTQKKGDKKRKKSRKESYSIYVYKVLKQVHPDTGISSKAMGIMNSFVNDIFERIAGEASRLAHYNKRSTITSREIQTAVRLLLPGELAKHAVSEGTKAVTKYTSSK encoded by the coding sequence ATGCCTGAGCCGGCCAAGTCTGCGCCTGCCCCCAAGAAGGGCTCCAAAAAGGCGGTCACCAAGACCCAGAAGAAGGGCGACAAGAAGCGCAAGAAGAGCCGCAAGGAGAGCTACTCGATCTACGTGTACAAGGTGCTGAAGCAGGTGCACCCCGACACGGGCATCTCGTCCAAGGCCATGGGCATCATGAACTCGTTCGTCAACGACATCTTCGAGCGCATCGCCGGCGAGGCGTCGCGCCTGGCGCACTACAACAAGCGCTCGACCATCACGTCGCGGGAGATCCAGACGGCCGTGCGGCTGCTGCTGCCCGGCGAGCTGGCCAAGCACGCGGTGTCGGAGGGCACCAAGGCGGTCACCAAGTACACCAGCTCCAAGTAA
- the LOC100543441 gene encoding histone H2B 5 — MPEPAKSAPAPKKGSKKAVTKTQKKGDKKRRKSRKESYSIYVYKVLKQVHPDTGISSKAMGIMNSFVNDIFERIAGEASRLAHYNKRSTITSREIQTAVRLLLPGELAKHAVSEGTKAVTKYTSSK, encoded by the coding sequence ATGCCTGAGCCGGCCAAGTCTGCGCCTGCCCCCAAGAAGGGCTCCAAGAAGGCGGTCACCAAGACCCAGAAGAAGGGCGACAAGAAAAGACGAAAGAGCCGCAAGGAGAGCTACTCGATCTACGTGTACAAGGTGCTGAAGCAGGTGCACCCCGACACGGGCATCTCGTCCAAGGCCATGGGCATCATGAACTCGTTCGTCAACGACATCTTCGAGCGCATCGCCGGCGAGGCGTCGCGCCTGGCGCACTACAACAAGCGCTCGACCATCACGTCGCGGGAGATCCAGACGGCCGTGCGGCTGCTGCTGCCCGGCGAGCTGGCCAAGCACGCGGTGTCGGAGGGCACTAAGGCAGTCACCAAGTACACCAGCTCCAAGTAG